From the genome of Pirellulaceae bacterium:
CGCTGACGCCTTCGATGGAATCCAATACCAGCGCTGGATTGAAGAGCACCAGGGCGTTAGGGACGCAACTTACCGTTTGGTTTTCTGCAGATTCTGATGAAGCAATCAAGGCGATGGCGGCAGCCAAGTGTCCGCCAGCAGAGCCGCCTCCGGCTGCGATACGCTGTGGATCAACGCCTTGACGTTCAGCGTTGGCCCGCAGCCAGCGGAGTGCTTGCCGCGCATCTGCGACACAGTCTTTGGCAGTAACTTTGTGACGCGAAGAAACTCGATAGTCGACGGTCATGGCGACCATGCCCTGCTTGGCCAACCGCTGGCACTGTGGAACGAACTGCGCCGGTGTACCACTGACCCAGCCACCGCCGAAGAAGAACACGATTGCCGAGCGGCGATCGCCTGGCTGCCAATCGGCCGGACGAAAGACATATGCCTTGAGATCAACCCCTGCTACCGTTGCATACACCTCCACTGCCGAAGCCTGTTGCGCTGGGTCAGTTGCCGGCCTTCGCGGCTGCGACTCCTGGC
Proteins encoded in this window:
- a CDS encoding alpha/beta hydrolase gives rise to the protein MLQRFIIVMLVVLVSLSAGQCLLGQESQPRRPATDPAQQASAVEVYATVAGVDLKAYVFRPADWQPGDRRSAIVFFFGGGWVSGTPAQFVPQCQRLAKQGMVAMTVDYRVSSRHKVTAKDCVADARQALRWLRANAERQGVDPQRIAAGGGSAGGHLAAAIALIASSESAENQTVSCVPNALVLFNPALVLDSIEGVSELPESRMQSLRKLLGTAPRDLSPYHRLHQDAPPTLVLHGTDDRVVPHASVRWYAERATQLGTQCQVVSYEGAGHGFFNPGRGQEDYFEATCQEMEAFLRSLKFLE